In one window of Aphidius gifuensis isolate YNYX2018 linkage group LG4, ASM1490517v1, whole genome shotgun sequence DNA:
- the LOC122853687 gene encoding uncharacterized protein LOC122853687, with product MGITSSTQMINQQVFYDKINDLNDDCLAEIFMKLSLEERLIIESVCQRWKNISQISWYNVEKMNLQNLGLDKNYISQDDDTMLRYFFKSIHLFEHFDNAFSNMKNLESLSIVIEPNNQSIPLTLIDALNGVVDKLKKLKFKNYLYCTKPCGSEEMTIPNQLASIIKQSKSLNCLSLVGYELSDAIIAEISNKKSLTNLVIHKRLKCNNDKSIYPISRMKNLEILSISGANDTFIINLSINSKNLKHLHLDNCF from the exons ATGGGTATCACATCTAGCACACAAATg ataAATCAACAAGtgttttatgataaaattaatgacttAAATGATGACTGTCTTGctgaaatttttatgaaactATCATTGGAAGAACGATTAATCATTGAATCAg TATGTCAaagatggaaaaatatcagtcaAATATCATGGTATAATgtagaaaaaatgaatttacaaaatcttggacttgataaaaattatatatcacaAGATGATGATACAATgttacgttatttttttaaatcaattcatCTATTTGAAC ATTTTGATAATGCATTTtcaaatatgaaaaatctTGAATCATTGTCAATTGTTATTGAGCCAAATAATCAAAGTATACCATTAACATTAATTGATGCACTTAATGGagttgttgataaattgaaaaagctaaaatttaaaaattatttatattgtactAAACCTTGTGGATCAGAAGAAATGACTATTCCTAATCAACTAGCATCA attattaaacaatcaaaGTCACTTAATTGTTTGAGCTTAGTTGGTTACGAATTGAGTGATGCAATAATTGctgaaatatcaaataaaaaaagtttgactAATCTTGTTATACATAAAAGACTCAAgtgtaataatgataaaagtaTTTATCCAATTTCACgtatgaaaaatttagaaatattgaGTATAAGTGGTGCTAATgatacatttataattaacttatcaataaattctaaaaatttgaaaCATTTACATCTAGATAATTGTT TTTGA
- the LOC122854349 gene encoding proliferation-associated protein 2G4 yields MADKEEIEKTIAEDLVVTKYKMAGTIVNQILKQVLEKCVAGASVRETCEYGDKLLLEETSKVFKKEKDLKKGIAFPTCISVNNCICHFSPIASEPDVILKEDDMVKVDLGAHVDGFIAVVAHTIVVGSSADKKVTGKKADVVVAAHNASEAALRLLKPGTGTYSITSTVEKVCAAYKCKPIEGMLSHQLKRFKIDGEKTIIQNPNDAQKKEHEKFTLDTYEVYAMDVLVSTGEGIGREQNTRVTIYKKTDETYQLKLKASRAFYSVLTHNQGTMPFNLRTFEEEGKTKMAVVECVNHRLIEPFQVLYEKPNEHVAQFKFTVLLMPNGAHKITGLPFDSDAFQTDCTVEDPELKSLLNSSANPKSAKKKKKKAEKAVNEVAMEVDAKA; encoded by the exons ATGGCGGACAAAGAAGAAATTGAGAAGACCATCGCCGAAGACTTGGTTGTAACCAAGTATAAAATGGCTGGGACAATCGTAAATC agatCTTGAAACAAGTTCTGGAAAAATGCGTAGCTGGTGCATCAGTAAGAGAAACTTGTGAATATGGTGATAAATTGTTGCTTGAAGAAACAAGCAAGGTATTcaagaaagaaaaagatttaaaaaaaggtaTTGCATTTCCAACTTGTATATCTgttaacaattgtatttgccATTTTTCACCAATTGCAAGTGAACCTGATGTGATATTGAAAGAAGATGATATGGTTAAAGT TGATCTTGGTGCACATGTTGATGGTTTTATTGCTGTTGTTGCACATACAATTGTCGTTGGTTCATCAGCTGATAAAAAAGTAACTGGTAAAAAAGCTGATGTTGTTGTAGCTGCACATAATGCATCTGAAGCTGCATTAAGACTTTTAAAACCAGGTACTGGTACTTATTCAATAACAAGTACTGTTGAAAAAGTATGTGCTGCTTATAAATGTAAACCAATTGAAGGTATGTTGAGTCATCaattaaaaagatttaaaattgatggagaaaaaacaataatacaaaatcCAAATGATgcacaaaaaaaagaacatgAAAAATTCACTCTTGATACATATGAg gtTTATGCTATGGATGTATTAGTTAGTACTGGTGAAGGTATTGGACGTGAACAAAATACACGtgttacaatttataaaaaaactgatgAAACATatcagttaaaattaaaagcatCAAGAGCATTTTATTCTGTTCTTACTCATAATCAAGGTACAATGCCATTTAATCTTCGTACATTTGAAGAAGAAGGAAAAACTAAAATGGCTGTTGTTGAATGTGTTAATCACAGATTGATTGAACCATTCCAagttttatatgaaaaaccaAATGAACATGTtgcacaatttaaatttacagtaTTGTTGATGCCAAATGGTGCACATAAAATAACAGGTTTACCATTTGATAGTGATGCATTCCAAACAGATTGCACTGTCGAAGATCCAGAGCTCAAg tCTCTTCTTAACTCATCTGCAAATCCAAAATCAgctaaaaagaagaagaagaaggcTGAAAAAGCTGTTAACGAAGTTGCCATGGAAGTTGATGCCAAGGCTTAA
- the LOC122854351 gene encoding uncharacterized protein LOC122854351: protein MGLIKFAVKSSIVGGLIYYTVEEGLWSNSDDSIKFCTKLYNNITPYLTNNTVKDVVKDKCVVLNDLPNISTMTNCARGMWNIGVKKSINYVSELPTHATNGVDTVMSSPTIKNAIESFKNSNEQTSTKSQ from the exons atGGGTTTAATTAA atttgCTGTTAAATCAAGTATCGTTGGaggattaatttattatactgtTGAAGAAGGTCTATGGTCAAATTCAGATGACAGTATTAAATTTTgcacaaaattatataataatattactccatatttaacaaataatactgTCAAAGATGTTGTTAAAGAT aAATGTGTTGTACTTAATGATTTaccaaatatatcaacaatgaCAAATTGTGCCAGAGGAATGTGGAATATAGGTGttaaaaaaagcattaatTATGTATCTGAATTGCCAACACATGCAACAAATGGTGTTGATACAGTAATGTCATctccaacaattaaaaatgcaattgaaagttttaaaaattcaaatgaacaaacatcaacaaaaagtcaataa